A stretch of Colletotrichum lupini chromosome 2, complete sequence DNA encodes these proteins:
- a CDS encoding glutathione S-transferase II yields MKKPPFEAININGRVPAIEDGNTGITLWESGAILEYLVETYDKEKRSISFEPGTADYFHAKQWLHFQMSGQGPYFGQAIWFHRYHSEDVQSAKDRYVKEIRRVSWVLDRALEGREFLVGDKCSYADIAFIPWFNVAFYPWYNMKVPGAFADQIDFAKEFPNTAAWMDRLRARPVIAETLKKRAATL; encoded by the coding sequence ATGAAGAAGCCGCCCTTTGAAGCGATCAACATCAACGGGCGCGTACCCGCCATCGAGGACGGCAACACGGGCATCACGCTGTGGGAGTCCGGCGCCATCCTCGAGTATCTCGTCGAGACGTACGACAAGGAGAAGAGGTCAATCAGCTTCGAGCCCGGCACGGCCGACTACTTCCACGCCAAGCAGTGGCTGCACTTTCAAATGTCCGGTCAGGGCCCGTACTTTGGCCAGGCCATCTGGTTCCACCGGTACCACTCCGAAGACGTGCAGAGTGCCAAGGACCGGTACGTCAAGGAAATTCGGAGGGTTTCCTGGGTCCTGGACCGGGCACTCGAGGGACGCGAGTTCCTGGTGGGCGACAAGTGCTCCTATGCGGATATTGCTTTTATCCCTTGGTTCAATGTCGCGTTCTACCCGTGGTATAACATGAAGGTTCCTGGTGCATTTGCGGATCAGATCGATTTTGCAAAGGAGTTCCCGAACACGGCCGCGTGGATGGACAGGCTCAGAGCTAGGCCTGTCATTGCGGAGACCTTGAAGAAGAGAGCTGCAACTTtgtag
- a CDS encoding DUF563 domain-containing protein translates to MPGIKYQPNNFRRSASYGFSVCLLTMRSRLLPKSKRAGAAALLTMILLHLLVSSSQSTQTGERLSFLHNPFHPTPRPPKQEVLISLPELVTLSKPDLPESEFCAKRFGPRYLNELRDQRIQYCSAESSANLTCFHSHTQSNDNRDSFCIGQGAVLDRESGKFHVDCDVRQPTGNETANGIISFSNIRNYWYDTGPGFLFQNFVKVQAGASPSSVTQAPTHHGSRPFTILVKREGHSNIWHSLMEIWSMVMSLDVLRLSHDGNDLNKPFFTIPGDVPRTQVVFLDNQEEGPLYPLWGMFAGREPLRLSKVLEDPVQAQALAETPQNLIIPLAGGSNPLWQNDWEDRDCKDAPLLKVFTRRVMQQFGVEFETGRRQGKPLNITLIDRRGSRKLLDQEVLLDAARKAFPDANFQAIDLGAVTFPEQLRIVQSTDILVGVHGAGLTHTMFLRENGAAVVEIQPSSMSHKGFRNVAQMLGHKYFSTHAEMVGHEEDDKGRKRGLVRRDRWHWADIRIEEGAFLELIGQAVEAMRE, encoded by the coding sequence ATGCCCGGTATCAAGTATCAACCGAACAACTTTCGGCGCTCGGCTTCCTATGGGTTCTCCGTATGTCTGCTCACTATGCGTTCACGTCTACTACCGAAGAGCAAGCGGGCCGGGGCGGCGGCGCTGCTTACAATGATTCTTCTTCACCTTCTTGTATCGTCGTCTCAGTCTACACAAACCGGCGAGAGGCTGTCGTTTCTCCACAACCCATTCCATCCCACACCACGGCCGCCTAAGCAAGAGGTTCTGATTTCTCTACCGGAACTCGTGACTTTGAGCAAGCCGGACCTGCCCGAGTCGGAATTCTGCGCCAAACGCTTCGGTCCTCGATATCTGAACGAACTCCGCGATCAAAGGATTCAATACTGTTCGGCAGAGTCAAGCGCAAACCTGACATGTTTCCACAGTCATACACAATCCAACGACAACCGCGACTCGTTTTGTATCGGCCAGGGCGCCGTACTAGACCGCGAAAGCGGTAAATTCCATGTGGACTGCGATGTGCGACAACCTACCGGCAACGAAACAGCAAATGGCATCATTTCCTTCTCAAATATCAGAAACTACTGGTACGACACCGGTCCGGGCTTCCTATTTCAGAACTTCGTCAAGGTTCAAGCTGGGGCATCGCCATCCTCAGTCACGCAAGCGCCAACCCATCATGGTAGCCGCCCGTTCACAATCCTCGTGAAGAGGGAAGGCCACTCCAACATCTGGCACTCTCTCATGGAGATATGGTCGATGGTTATGTCCCTCGACGTCTTGCGTCTCAGTCACGACGGGAACGATCTTAACAAACCTTTCTTTACCATCCCTGGGGATGTCCCACGAACCCAAGTAGTCTTCCTGGACAACCAAGAAGAAGGACCTCTATATCCATTATGGGGAATGTTTGCAGGTCGTGAGCCACTTCGCCTCAGCAAGGTCTTGGAAGACCCAGTGCAAGCCCAGGCCCTCGCCGAGACGCCTCAGAACCTCATCATTCCGCTCGCCGGAGGGAGCAACCCTCTGTGGCAGAACGATTGGGAAGATAGAGACTGCAAGGACGCGCCGCTACTGAAGGTCTTTACACGACGAGTGATGCAGCAATTTGGCGTCGAATTCGAGACGGGGCGGCGACAAGGCAAACCACTCAACATCACACTCATCGATCGACGGGGCTCCCGCAAGCTCCTGGACCAGGAAGTCTTACTAGACGCAGCTCGAAAAGCGTTCCCCGACGCCAACTTTCAGGCAATCGACCTAGGAGCGGTGACCTTCCCCGAACAGCTTCGAATCGTACAGTCCACCGATATCCTGGTAGGCGTCCACGGCGCGGGACTGACGCACACAATGTTTCTCCGGGAGAACGGCGCCGCGGTCGTTGAGATTCAACCGTCGAGCATGTCCCACAAGGGATTCAGGAATGTGGCGCAGATGTTGGGCCATAAGTACTTTAGCACCCACGCCGAGATGGTGGGACATGAGGAGGATGATAAGGGCAGGAAGAGAGGTCTCGTCCGACGAGACCGATGGCACTGGGCCGATATTCGGATCGAGGAGGGTGCCTTCCTTGAGTTAATTGGACAAGCTGTGGAGGCCATGAGAGAATAG
- a CDS encoding peptidyl-prolyl cis-trans isomerase PIN4 yields the protein MGKNDKKPADKKDGGKSAGGKKGAKGESDDKGGKAAKGAQSINVRHILCEKHAKKEEALAKLRDGTKFDEVAREFSEDKARQGGALGWKTKGSLDPKFEDVAFALSASTTASPVYGEAKTEFGYHIIMVEGRK from the exons ATGGGCAAGAACGACAAGAAGCCGGCCGACAAGAAGGACGGGGGCAAGTCTGCTGGAGGGAAGAAGGGTGCCAAGGGTGAGAGCGACGACAAGGGCGGCAAGGCGGCCAAGGGCGCGCAGTCCATCAATGTCCGGCACATCTTG TGCGAGAAGCATGCCAAGAAAGAGGAGGCTTTGGCTAAGCTGAGAGACGGAACCAAGTTTGATGAGGTGGCGAGAGAGTTCTCCGAAGACAAGGCAAGACAAG GTGGTGCTCTGGGCTGGAAGACAAAGGGTAGCCTGGACCCAAAGTTCGAGGACGTTGCGTTTGCTCTGAGCGCCAGTACAACGGCGAGCCCCGTCTACGGGGAGGCCAAGACGGAATTTGGATACCACATCATCATG GTTGAAGGCAGGAAATAG
- a CDS encoding 40S ribosomal protein S12, whose amino-acid sequence MSDVEENNAPEVAEEVEVSADAGSKGQMSVLDALKGVLKLALMHDGLARGLREASKALDRRQAHMCVLNEACEEEAYKKLVIALCSEHKIPLIKVPDGKQLGEWAGLCVLDREGNARKVVNCSCVVVKDWGEESQERSILLNYFQTEQ is encoded by the exons ATG TCGGACGTAGAAGAGAACAACGCCCCCGAGGTGGCCGAGGAGGTCGAGGTTTCCGCCGATGCCGGCTCCAAGGGCCAGATGTCCGTTCTTGACGCCCTCAAGGGTGTCCTGAAGCTCGCCCTCATGCATGACGGTCTTGCCCGCGGTCTCCGTGAGGCTTCCAAGGCCCTCGACCGCCGCCAGGCCCACATGTGCGTCCTCAACGAGGCTTGCGAGGAGGAGGCCTACAAGAAGCTTGTCATCGCTCTCTGCTCCGAGCACAAGATCCCCCTGATCAAGGTGCCCGACGGAAAGCAGCTCGGCGAGTGGGCTGGTCTCT GCGTGTTGGACCGTGAGGGTAACGCCCGCAAGGTCGTCAACTGCTCTTGCGTCGTCGTCAAGGACTGGGGTGAAGAGTCCCAGGAGCGCTCCATCCTCCTCAACTACTTCCAGACTGAGCAGTAA